A portion of the Coprobacter tertius genome contains these proteins:
- a CDS encoding putative transporter → MEWLDSLFFVPSAVQSVVIISLISAIGLSLGKIHIAGISLGVTFVFFIGILAGHLGLAIDPQMLNYAETFGLVIFVYALGLQVGPGFFSLFRKGGISLNLLALGVVFLGTLMTVVFHLTTEVSLPDMVGILCGATTNTPALGAAQQTLKQMGMPANGPALSCAVAYPLGVVGVILAILVVRKIFVSEKDIETPGHDHSNPTFIAEFQVHNPGIYGKSIKEIAHFSNKKFVISRLWRDGNVTIPTSDKILKDGDRLLVITSEKDVDALTALFGEHENKDWNKEDIDWNAIDSQLISQRIVVTRPEINGKKLSSLRLRNHYGINISRVYRSGVQLLATPDLILQMGDRLTVVGEAAAIHNVEKVLGNAVKSLKEPNLVAVFIGMVLGLALGAIPLSFPGMSTPVKLGIAGGPIIVGILIGSFGPRLHMITYTTRSANLMLRAMGLSMYLACLGLDAGSHFFETVIRPEGLLWIVLGFAITFVPVVIMALVSLKIMKIDYGSVAGMACGSMANPMALNYANDTLPGDNPSVAYATVYPLCMFLRVIIAQVILMFFI, encoded by the coding sequence ATGGAATGGTTGGATAGTTTATTCTTTGTTCCTTCGGCAGTGCAGTCGGTGGTCATTATTTCTCTTATTTCTGCGATCGGACTTTCGTTGGGGAAAATACATATTGCGGGTATTTCTTTGGGAGTAACATTCGTTTTTTTTATCGGAATCCTTGCCGGTCATCTGGGATTGGCGATCGATCCTCAAATGCTTAATTATGCAGAAACTTTTGGCCTGGTAATATTTGTATATGCTTTAGGTTTGCAGGTAGGTCCGGGCTTTTTTAGTTTATTTCGTAAAGGTGGAATTTCGTTGAATTTGTTGGCATTAGGTGTCGTTTTTCTGGGAACGTTAATGACGGTTGTTTTCCATCTTACGACCGAAGTGTCATTGCCCGATATGGTGGGTATTCTTTGCGGTGCGACGACTAATACTCCGGCATTGGGAGCAGCGCAACAAACATTGAAACAAATGGGGATGCCTGCTAACGGTCCGGCATTGAGTTGTGCTGTGGCTTACCCTTTGGGGGTGGTAGGTGTGATATTGGCCATTCTTGTAGTGCGCAAGATATTCGTTTCCGAGAAAGATATCGAAACGCCGGGACATGATCATTCCAACCCTACATTTATAGCCGAGTTTCAAGTGCATAATCCTGGTATATACGGTAAAAGTATAAAAGAGATTGCTCATTTCAGTAATAAAAAATTTGTTATTTCCCGGCTTTGGAGAGATGGAAATGTAACGATACCAACTTCTGATAAAATACTTAAAGACGGAGATCGGTTACTCGTAATAACTTCTGAGAAAGATGTGGATGCACTTACAGCGTTATTCGGAGAGCATGAGAATAAAGATTGGAATAAGGAAGATATCGATTGGAATGCTATCGATAGCCAGTTAATATCTCAACGTATTGTTGTTACTCGTCCTGAAATTAACGGCAAAAAATTGAGTTCTTTGCGTTTGCGTAATCATTATGGAATTAATATAAGTCGAGTATACCGGTCGGGAGTGCAATTATTGGCTACTCCCGATCTTATACTGCAAATGGGAGATCGTCTTACGGTTGTTGGGGAAGCCGCCGCTATTCATAATGTCGAAAAAGTATTGGGCAATGCTGTAAAAAGTCTGAAAGAACCGAATCTTGTGGCCGTTTTTATCGGTATGGTATTGGGATTAGCTTTAGGGGCTATTCCTCTTTCTTTTCCGGGTATGAGTACGCCTGTAAAGCTGGGAATTGCCGGAGGGCCTATTATCGTGGGTATTCTTATCGGCTCGTTCGGTCCTCGTTTGCATATGATAACCTATACTACCCGCAGTGCTAATCTGATGTTGCGTGCTATGGGATTATCGATGTATTTGGCTTGTCTTGGCCTCGATGCAGGTAGCCATTTTTTCGAAACGGTAATACGTCCCGAAGGTTTGTTGTGGATTGTTTTAGGTTTTGCCATTACATTTGTTCCTGTCGTAATAATGGCTCTTGTTTCATTAAAGATAATGAAAATAGACTACGGATCGGTGGCTGGAATGGCATGCGGCAGTATGGCAAATCCGATGGCTTTGAATTATGCTAATGATACGCTGCCTGGTGATAATCCTTCGGTTGCTTATGCGACGGTATATCCTTTATGTATGTTTTTGAGGGTGATTATCGCACAGGTTATTCTCATGTTTTTTATTTAA
- the rho gene encoding transcription termination factor Rho: MYNILELKDKLLTELKVIAKEMDIKKVDTLKKDDLIYKILDQQAINLAAIKVSGKNDETNTKQRKTVKNNPKAKEAQSAEKASEQNVVKKGPRKVQKQTITVKETPEAINAAVFQADSNIETGKSDVAVEEVAPQKPLKKTKFTHPALKEQIEIPVTGELPLEIPVEGVDEKTVADVVEEIKDNESSASIHRTKKTVIKKASPEQKIDQSENKSTDSDVNETSVKEKSQTEVNNVQLPPTSNLQTFFPRSERQRFVPRDRQKFTNTNNTAASAETYQPSVVSQPAPQPQPQPEPKVIEKPYEFEGILIGSGVLEMMPDGYGFLRSSDYNYLTSPDDIYVSQSQIKLFGLKTGDVVEGPIRPPKEGEKYFPLVKVERINGRTPEYVRDRVPFDHLTPLFPEEKFDLTSGRYGNISTRVVDMFSPIGKGQRGLIVAQPKTGKTMLLKDIANAISENHPEVFMIILLIDERPEEVTDMARSVRAEVISSTFDEPAERHVKVASIVLEKAKRMVECGHDVVILLDSITRLARAYNTVSPASGKVLSGGVDANALHKPKRFFGAARNIENGGSLTIIATALTETGSKMDDVIFEEFKGTGNMELQLDRKLSNKRIFPAVDITASSTRRDDLLLDKDTLNRMWILRKYLSDMNSIEAMEFIKDRMEKTSSNEELLLSMND; the protein is encoded by the coding sequence ATGTATAACATTCTGGAATTAAAAGACAAACTCTTGACGGAGTTGAAAGTCATCGCTAAAGAAATGGATATTAAAAAGGTTGATACCTTAAAAAAAGATGATCTGATATATAAAATACTCGATCAGCAGGCTATCAATCTTGCAGCCATCAAGGTTTCGGGAAAAAATGACGAAACAAATACCAAACAGCGGAAAACAGTGAAAAACAATCCGAAAGCTAAAGAAGCTCAATCAGCTGAAAAAGCATCCGAACAAAACGTTGTTAAAAAGGGTCCCCGAAAAGTACAAAAACAAACGATTACAGTAAAAGAAACACCTGAGGCGATAAATGCCGCCGTATTTCAGGCCGATAGTAATATCGAAACCGGAAAATCAGATGTAGCTGTAGAAGAGGTGGCTCCGCAGAAACCGTTAAAGAAAACAAAGTTTACACACCCTGCATTGAAAGAGCAGATCGAAATACCGGTTACGGGAGAGTTGCCGTTGGAAATTCCTGTGGAAGGGGTGGATGAAAAGACTGTAGCTGACGTTGTTGAAGAGATAAAAGATAATGAATCTTCGGCTTCGATACATCGCACTAAAAAGACAGTCATTAAAAAAGCATCCCCTGAACAGAAGATTGACCAATCGGAAAATAAAAGTACCGATTCCGATGTAAATGAAACTTCTGTCAAGGAAAAATCGCAAACTGAGGTAAATAATGTACAGCTTCCTCCCACTTCTAATCTTCAAACATTTTTCCCTCGTAGTGAGAGACAGCGTTTCGTACCTCGTGACCGTCAAAAATTTACTAATACAAATAATACCGCAGCTTCTGCGGAAACTTATCAACCCTCTGTTGTATCGCAGCCTGCACCTCAACCCCAACCGCAGCCCGAACCTAAAGTAATAGAAAAACCATATGAGTTTGAAGGGATACTTATCGGTAGCGGAGTATTGGAAATGATGCCCGACGGATACGGTTTCTTGCGTTCTTCCGATTATAATTATCTTACATCTCCAGATGACATATATGTTTCGCAATCCCAGATAAAATTATTCGGACTAAAGACCGGCGATGTTGTAGAAGGGCCTATACGTCCTCCTAAAGAAGGCGAAAAATATTTTCCGCTCGTAAAAGTGGAACGTATAAACGGGCGTACTCCAGAATATGTGCGTGACCGGGTGCCGTTTGATCATTTAACTCCGCTTTTCCCTGAAGAAAAATTTGACCTTACATCGGGAAGATACGGTAATATTTCTACCCGGGTGGTAGATATGTTTTCACCGATAGGAAAGGGGCAACGCGGTTTAATAGTGGCACAGCCTAAAACCGGTAAGACCATGTTGTTAAAAGATATAGCGAATGCCATATCCGAGAATCACCCGGAGGTGTTTATGATCATTCTTTTAATTGACGAACGCCCTGAAGAGGTGACCGATATGGCTCGCAGTGTTCGTGCTGAAGTAATTTCTTCGACATTCGATGAGCCTGCCGAACGTCATGTAAAAGTTGCCAGCATTGTGCTTGAAAAAGCAAAACGTATGGTCGAATGCGGTCATGATGTCGTTATTCTGCTCGATTCAATTACTCGTTTGGCTCGTGCTTACAATACGGTTTCTCCGGCTTCCGGTAAAGTTTTATCAGGAGGGGTAGATGCGAATGCCTTACATAAACCAAAACGCTTTTTCGGAGCTGCTCGTAATATCGAAAACGGTGGTAGTCTGACGATTATTGCGACTGCATTGACTGAAACCGGTTCAAAGATGGATGATGTTATTTTTGAAGAGTTTAAAGGAACCGGTAATATGGAATTGCAGCTCGATCGTAAATTATCTAACAAGCGGATTTTCCCGGCAGTGGATATTACAGCATCGAGTACACGCCGCGACGACTTATTACTTGATAAAGACACTTTGAATCGTATGTGGATTTTGCGTAAATATCTTTCGGATATGAATTCGATTGAAGCCATGGAATTTATTAAAGACCGAATGGAAAAAACCTCGTCGAATGAAGAATTATTACTGTCGATGAACGATTAA
- a CDS encoding glycosyltransferase, protein MIGLFNDCFPPIMDGVSLTTRNYAYWLHQKAMDVCVVTPKTPGISDNESYPVYRYSSLPLPMRKPYRLGFPRIDFTFHSHIMRLPFGLVHAHCPFSSGTLAMRIAHARHIPLVATFHSKYRSDFERAIPSKSLVNYLVRNVVHFYESADEVWIPQASVEDTLREYGYKGRVEVVDNGNDFAGETGYRALRERKRRDLNILSGEFMFLFVGQHIWEKNLRFLVEALARLKNLPYHMYFIGSGYAEGSLRKLVSSLDLDDKVIFKGTITDREELKCYYAAADLFLFPSLYDNAPLVVREAAAMNTPAVLVGGSTSAEIINDGENGFLSGNTPQEFAYKIMSLMVMPGRIKKAGVNASKTIARSWEDVAGEVCDRYRSIMARYKS, encoded by the coding sequence ATGATCGGTTTGTTCAATGATTGTTTCCCTCCTATAATGGATGGGGTGTCGCTTACGACACGCAATTATGCTTATTGGCTGCATCAAAAGGCAATGGATGTATGTGTCGTGACCCCTAAAACTCCCGGAATTTCGGATAATGAGTCTTATCCTGTTTATCGTTATTCGTCTTTACCGTTACCTATGCGTAAGCCTTATCGTTTGGGTTTTCCTCGCATCGATTTCACGTTTCATTCACACATCATGCGATTACCTTTCGGACTGGTTCATGCGCATTGTCCTTTTTCTTCAGGTACCTTAGCTATGCGTATTGCACATGCTCGGCATATACCTCTCGTTGCTACGTTTCACTCTAAATACCGGTCTGATTTCGAACGGGCTATTCCCAGTAAATCATTAGTTAATTATCTGGTACGTAATGTCGTTCATTTTTATGAGTCGGCCGATGAGGTATGGATACCTCAGGCATCGGTTGAGGATACATTAAGAGAATACGGCTATAAAGGTCGGGTAGAAGTAGTTGATAATGGCAATGATTTTGCGGGTGAGACTGGCTATCGAGCACTAAGAGAGAGGAAAAGACGCGATTTAAATATTTTGTCGGGGGAATTTATGTTTTTATTCGTAGGACAGCATATATGGGAAAAGAATTTGAGATTTTTGGTAGAGGCTCTTGCCCGATTAAAAAATTTGCCATATCATATGTATTTTATCGGATCGGGATATGCCGAAGGCAGTCTTCGGAAATTGGTGAGTTCGCTTGATCTCGATGATAAAGTAATTTTTAAAGGTACAATAACCGATCGAGAGGAGTTAAAATGTTATTATGCGGCAGCAGATTTGTTCCTTTTTCCTTCTTTATATGACAATGCTCCGTTGGTAGTACGCGAAGCGGCTGCTATGAATACCCCTGCCGTATTGGTAGGAGGATCTACTTCGGCCGAAATTATTAATGATGGTGAAAATGGTTTTCTGTCGGGGAATACTCCCCAAGAATTCGCTTATAAAATTATGTCGTTGATGGTGATGCCGGGCCGTATAAAAAAAGCGGGAGTAAATGCCTCAAAAACAATTGCCCGTTCGTGGGAAGATGTTGCCGGAGAAGTTTGTGATCGTTACCGTTCTATTATGGCAAGATATAAAAGTTGA
- a CDS encoding lysylphosphatidylglycerol synthase transmembrane domain-containing protein, giving the protein MSAEVKKFKSVYVLIPVIIGLVVVGIMFYKEVDPSIFMHLKFTPASVFFIFLAFLLMFGRDLGLMWRYRKVSDNRLTWRQAFRVNMLCEFTSAVTPSAVGGSSLIVVFLNREGIDAGRSTTLMITCLFLDELFFVISCLLVCLFFSFDDLFGTSVVFTRGVSILFYTIYALITLWTVFLYLALFKKPEWVRSFLNRLFSMKWLRHWQQPVARMADDLVHSSHDIAGRPAKFWAGAFGATIVSWTSRYLVVNALLLAFSSGGNHLLAFARQFVLWQVMAVSPTPGGSGLSEYMFTQYYHDFFPVVGMALVAAFLWRIITYYMYLAIGVCIVPAWLRHMGTRSDKVPESL; this is encoded by the coding sequence ATGTCGGCTGAGGTTAAGAAATTTAAATCGGTATATGTGCTTATTCCCGTTATAATCGGTTTAGTGGTAGTAGGCATCATGTTTTACAAAGAAGTAGACCCTTCGATATTTATGCATTTAAAGTTTACTCCGGCTTCTGTTTTTTTTATTTTTCTTGCATTTCTATTAATGTTCGGACGTGATCTCGGCCTTATGTGGCGTTATCGTAAAGTATCCGATAACAGGCTCACCTGGCGACAGGCATTCCGGGTAAATATGCTGTGTGAATTTACTTCCGCAGTAACACCTTCTGCTGTAGGAGGAAGCAGTTTGATCGTGGTTTTTCTTAATCGGGAGGGAATCGATGCGGGTCGCAGTACGACATTAATGATCACATGCCTTTTTCTCGACGAGCTGTTTTTTGTTATCAGTTGTCTGTTGGTTTGTTTATTCTTTTCTTTTGATGATCTTTTCGGAACATCGGTAGTTTTTACACGGGGGGTAAGTATTTTATTTTATACAATATATGCCTTAATTACACTTTGGACTGTTTTTTTGTATCTGGCTCTTTTTAAAAAGCCTGAGTGGGTAAGGAGTTTTCTGAATCGTTTGTTTTCGATGAAATGGCTGAGGCATTGGCAGCAGCCGGTTGCCCGTATGGCCGATGATTTAGTGCATAGTTCACACGATATTGCCGGCCGGCCGGCTAAGTTTTGGGCTGGAGCCTTCGGGGCGACTATCGTTTCGTGGACTTCTCGTTACCTGGTGGTAAATGCCTTATTGCTTGCCTTTTCGTCAGGAGGTAACCATCTTTTGGCTTTTGCCCGGCAATTTGTCCTCTGGCAGGTGATGGCTGTTAGTCCCACCCCCGGCGGTAGCGGATTGTCTGAGTATATGTTTACCCAGTATTATCATGATTTTTTCCCGGTGGTGGGTATGGCGCTCGTCGCTGCTTTTTTGTGGCGTATTATTACCTATTATATGTATCTCGCGATAGGAGTATGTATTGTTCCCGCCTGGTTACGACATATGGGAACTCGTTCGGATAAAGTACCTGAGTCACTATAG
- a CDS encoding alpha-L-fucosidase → MKSLFSCLFILLSFICIDTFTLFAQPAPEPCGPLPNERQIKWYNDEIIAFFHFGINTFENNVNEGDGRAGTFIFNPTALDCRQWTGTLKSAGIPAGILVAKHADGFCNWPSAYTDYCVKNSPWRNGKGNLVKEYAEACRADSIGMGLYLGPHDRHEHLSPLYTKQRYEDYYANQLTELLTDYGPVYEIWWDGAGADELTISMYTRWYNIVRRLQPECVIFGTRNSYCFADVRWVGNESGIAGNPCWSTINPESIRDENDNRITLNHGEVNGSAYIPAESDVSIRPSWFYHSYEDKDVKTVKQLWDIYCNSVGHNSVMLLNFAPDRRGLVPAQDSINAAGLRKMIDDTFGNNLLTGASVKSLHQRGKQYAPKNLIDNLSKTYYASKDSNMTDSIVFDLKSPVTFDCLMLQEVIQLGHRTTRWSVDYSVDGKKWEKIPETENLQSIGHKWIVRFDPLKAKKVRLCILDGKACPALHTFGIYKQAILP, encoded by the coding sequence ATGAAAAGTTTATTTTCCTGTTTATTTATTTTATTATCTTTTATTTGTATCGACACGTTTACTCTTTTTGCACAACCGGCTCCCGAACCCTGCGGGCCGCTCCCAAACGAAAGACAAATAAAATGGTATAATGATGAAATTATTGCTTTTTTTCATTTTGGGATTAATACGTTCGAGAATAATGTGAATGAAGGAGACGGTAGGGCCGGTACTTTTATTTTTAATCCTACGGCACTCGATTGCAGGCAATGGACGGGTACATTGAAATCGGCCGGAATACCCGCCGGTATTCTGGTTGCTAAGCATGCCGATGGTTTTTGCAACTGGCCGAGCGCCTATACCGATTACTGTGTGAAAAATTCACCTTGGCGGAATGGAAAAGGTAACTTGGTTAAGGAATATGCCGAAGCATGCCGTGCAGATAGTATAGGGATGGGCTTGTATTTAGGGCCTCATGATCGTCACGAGCATTTATCTCCATTATATACAAAACAACGTTACGAAGATTATTATGCAAATCAGTTGACAGAACTCTTAACAGATTACGGTCCCGTGTATGAAATATGGTGGGATGGTGCAGGTGCTGATGAACTTACGATTTCCATGTATACGCGTTGGTACAATATCGTACGTCGTTTACAACCTGAATGTGTTATATTCGGTACGAGAAATTCATACTGTTTTGCCGATGTAAGATGGGTTGGAAATGAGTCTGGAATAGCCGGGAATCCCTGTTGGTCGACAATAAATCCCGAAAGTATCCGGGATGAGAATGATAATCGTATAACACTGAACCATGGAGAGGTAAATGGAAGTGCTTATATTCCTGCCGAATCGGATGTATCGATACGACCGAGCTGGTTCTATCACTCCTATGAAGATAAAGATGTAAAAACGGTTAAACAGTTGTGGGATATATATTGTAATTCGGTAGGGCATAATAGCGTTATGTTGTTGAATTTTGCTCCAGATCGGCGCGGACTTGTTCCTGCGCAGGATTCTATAAATGCTGCCGGTCTCAGGAAAATGATTGACGACACTTTCGGAAATAATTTGCTTACTGGTGCTTCGGTGAAATCATTGCATCAAAGAGGGAAGCAATATGCACCTAAAAATTTGATCGATAATTTGTCGAAAACTTATTATGCCTCTAAGGATTCAAATATGACCGATTCGATAGTTTTCGATTTAAAATCTCCTGTGACATTCGATTGCCTGATGTTGCAGGAAGTAATACAACTCGGACATCGTACGACACGCTGGTCGGTAGATTATTCGGTTGATGGGAAAAAATGGGAAAAAATACCGGAGACAGAAAATTTGCAGTCTATCGGTCATAAGTGGATTGTTCGTTTTGATCCTTTAAAAGCAAAGAAAGTAAGATTATGCATTTTAGACGGTAAAGCTTGCCCGGCTTTACATACCTTCGGAATTTATAAACAAGCCATATTACCATAA